One Peterkaempfera bronchialis DNA window includes the following coding sequences:
- a CDS encoding peptidase — MRTAHLLYATATTALLLAASAAPAAADTASPSPSGSAETVTRAGTSFLTATTVQPGQQVQLSASTGDYLYWSFASAAGQTDSVAVTVTLPPTANRHGAATWTVDVFDGLRRRQACTAGAQTATAEAEAESVSLDCTLRQVRSWAEPWSGDPLPGTYYVRLSVTDLPETDLGLPIQAEMRIASKGGDADPEGGDLKAPLVPAVNAGATLAPGDAVPSPGPSSSVSAAGAGSDDDGKGGWFSGLTSRWFWTAGGGVLAALLGVAGYSLTRHRHGWFSARP, encoded by the coding sequence ATGCGTACGGCACATCTCCTCTATGCCACCGCGACCACCGCACTGCTGCTGGCGGCGTCCGCCGCCCCGGCTGCGGCCGACACCGCCTCGCCCAGCCCCTCCGGCAGCGCCGAGACGGTCACCCGGGCCGGGACCTCCTTCCTCACCGCCACCACCGTGCAACCAGGTCAGCAGGTCCAGCTGTCCGCCTCGACCGGCGACTACCTCTACTGGTCCTTCGCCTCCGCCGCCGGGCAGACCGACAGCGTGGCCGTCACGGTCACCCTGCCGCCGACCGCCAACCGCCACGGCGCCGCCACCTGGACCGTCGATGTCTTCGACGGCCTGCGCCGCCGCCAGGCGTGCACGGCGGGGGCGCAGACGGCGACCGCCGAGGCCGAAGCGGAGTCCGTCTCCCTCGACTGCACGCTGCGCCAGGTGCGCTCCTGGGCCGAGCCGTGGTCCGGGGACCCGCTGCCAGGCACCTACTACGTACGGCTGTCGGTCACCGACCTGCCCGAAACGGACCTGGGCCTGCCGATCCAGGCGGAGATGCGGATCGCCTCGAAGGGCGGGGACGCCGATCCCGAGGGCGGCGACCTCAAGGCCCCGCTGGTACCCGCCGTCAACGCCGGAGCCACCCTGGCCCCGGGCGACGCCGTACCCTCCCCCGGTCCCTCCTCCTCGGTCTCCGCTGCCGGAGCCGGCTCCGACGACGACGGCAAGGGCGGCTGGTTCTCCGGGCTCACCTCCCGGTGGTTCTGGACCGCGGGCGGCGGTGTGCTGGCCGCCCTCCTGGGCGTGGCCGGGTACAGCCTCACCCGCCACCGCCACGGCTGGTTCTCCGCCCGCCC
- a CDS encoding VWA domain-containing protein, with amino-acid sequence MITRRRSAAALFSVLAALTMLGAPPASADETTAAKEPPKVELVLDVSGSMRATDLGGRSRISVAQQSFNEVVDSLPEETELGIRVLGATYPGDDKTLGCKDTQQIVPVGHPDRTEAKTAIATLRPTGFTPVGLALREAAKDLGTGETTRRIVLITDGEDTCAPPDPCEVARELAAQGTHLVVDTLGLTLDDKVRRQLTCIAAATGGTYTAVQNGDELTHRIKQLVDRAQETYDQTPQQIAGADECATAPVLTPGVYADREQFEEHRFYRVPIRPGQELRASVSVALDRTLSKDYGVLLRALSPEGQELVRGTDAGSGRTDVLSTGLRWSPDGGATPTESPTDTTAAADTTTQDTVCLVVSNSFSAPASVKRDPGMPVELTVDVVASSPAPSGPDLGRGWVLLAVLALAGLLTGLITGWLARWRIAIWRAN; translated from the coding sequence GTGATCACCAGACGACGGTCGGCGGCAGCCCTGTTCAGCGTGCTGGCCGCCCTAACGATGCTCGGCGCACCCCCCGCGTCCGCCGACGAGACCACCGCCGCCAAGGAACCGCCCAAGGTCGAGCTGGTACTCGACGTCAGCGGCTCGATGCGCGCCACCGACCTCGGCGGCCGAAGCCGCATCTCGGTGGCGCAGCAGTCCTTCAACGAGGTGGTGGACTCCCTTCCCGAGGAGACCGAGCTCGGTATACGCGTGCTCGGCGCCACCTACCCAGGCGACGACAAGACCCTGGGCTGCAAGGACACCCAGCAGATCGTGCCGGTCGGCCACCCCGACCGGACCGAGGCCAAGACCGCCATCGCCACCCTGCGCCCCACCGGCTTCACCCCGGTCGGACTCGCCCTCCGGGAGGCCGCCAAGGACCTGGGCACCGGTGAGACGACCCGCCGGATCGTCCTGATCACCGACGGCGAGGACACCTGCGCCCCGCCCGACCCCTGCGAGGTGGCCCGCGAGCTGGCCGCGCAGGGCACCCACCTGGTGGTCGACACCCTCGGGCTCACCCTGGACGACAAGGTCCGCCGGCAGCTCACCTGCATCGCCGCGGCCACCGGCGGCACCTACACCGCCGTCCAGAACGGTGACGAACTGACCCACCGCATCAAGCAGTTGGTCGACCGCGCCCAGGAGACCTACGACCAGACGCCGCAGCAGATCGCGGGCGCCGACGAGTGCGCCACCGCCCCGGTCCTCACGCCGGGCGTCTACGCGGACCGCGAGCAGTTCGAGGAGCACCGCTTCTACCGGGTGCCGATCCGCCCCGGCCAGGAGCTGCGCGCCTCCGTCAGCGTGGCCCTCGACCGCACCCTGAGCAAGGACTACGGCGTGCTGCTGCGCGCCCTCTCGCCGGAGGGCCAGGAGCTGGTACGCGGCACCGACGCGGGCAGCGGCCGCACCGATGTGCTCTCCACCGGCCTGCGCTGGTCCCCGGACGGCGGCGCCACCCCCACCGAATCGCCCACCGACACCACCGCCGCCGCCGACACCACCACCCAGGACACCGTCTGCCTGGTCGTCAGCAACTCCTTCTCCGCACCGGCCTCCGTCAAGCGGGACCCCGGCATGCCAGTGGAGCTGACCGTCGACGTGGTCGCGTCCTCCCCCGCCCCGAGCGGCCCCGACCTCGGCCGTGGCTGGGTGCTGCTGGCCGTGCTGGCCCTGGCGGGCCTGCTCACCGGTCTGATCACGGGCTGGCTGGCCCGCTGGCGGATCGCCATCTGGAGGGCGAACTGA
- a CDS encoding DUF2786 domain-containing protein — translation MLTRIRALLAKAEATPFPEEAEALTAKAQHLATRHSIDEALLTTTSTSTTTAPPKPPPPAASASTTPTPPPRPSCSTPSPPPTAAAPSGPATWASARSSATNPTSPPSNSSTPPCSPRPPPP, via the coding sequence ATGCTCACCCGCATCCGCGCCCTGCTCGCCAAAGCCGAGGCCACCCCCTTCCCCGAGGAGGCCGAGGCCCTGACCGCCAAGGCCCAGCACCTGGCCACCCGCCACAGCATCGACGAAGCCCTCCTCACCACCACCTCCACCTCCACCACCACCGCCCCACCCAAACCCCCACCGCCTGCCGCATCGGCATCGACGACCCCTACGCCGCCGCCAAGGCCGTCCTGCTCGACGCCGTCGCCGCCGCCAACCGCTGCCGCACCATCTGGTCCAGCGACCTGGGCTTCAGCACGGTCATCGGCTACGAACCCGACCTCACCGCCGTCGAACTCCTCCACGCCTCCCTGCTCGCCCAGGCCACCGCCGCCATGA
- a CDS encoding DUF1269 domain-containing protein: MSNLFAIAYPDVETAEQVRAELGNLQKQKLIEVEDAVVVERRPDGKVKLHQGMSTTGVGAATGALWGGVIGLLFFMPFLGAAIGGATGAAVGATSDVGVDDDFMRKVGEKLQPGGAALFVLVRQSTPDKVLPRVAPFGGEIIQTSLSAAAEEQLRETVQAMRVGHLA, translated from the coding sequence GTGAGCAACCTGTTTGCCATCGCCTATCCCGACGTCGAGACCGCGGAACAGGTACGTGCGGAGTTGGGGAACCTTCAGAAGCAGAAACTCATCGAGGTCGAGGACGCCGTCGTGGTGGAGCGTCGGCCGGATGGGAAGGTCAAGCTCCATCAGGGGATGAGCACGACCGGGGTGGGGGCCGCTACGGGGGCGCTCTGGGGTGGTGTGATCGGGCTGTTGTTCTTTATGCCGTTCCTGGGGGCGGCCATCGGTGGTGCCACCGGGGCTGCGGTGGGTGCCACCAGCGATGTGGGCGTGGACGACGACTTCATGCGCAAGGTCGGGGAGAAGTTGCAGCCGGGCGGGGCGGCGCTCTTTGTGCTGGTCCGGCAGTCCACCCCGGACAAGGTGCTGCCGAGGGTGGCCCCGTTCGGCGGCGAGATCATCCAGACGTCGCTGTCGGCCGCGGCCGAGGAGCAGCTGCGGGAGACGGTCCAGGCGATGCGGGTGGGCCACCTGGCGTAG
- a CDS encoding FtsW/RodA/SpoVE family cell cycle protein → MAAPPAAVPTRRNTELVLLVGAVGVSVLGYIEVGAVLDGAVPAGAGGYGAALGVLALLAHATVRWRAPYADPLLLPIAVLLNGVGLVLIYRLDRETAGGAAPTQLLWSAIGVALFIGVLLVVRDHKVLRRYAWISALAALVLLVLPVFFPAVYGAHIWITVGSFSIQPGEFAKVLLAVFFAAYLAVHRDALALTGRQIWRWQLPRGRVLGPVLVVWAAFVGVLVLETDLGTSLLFFGLLVILLYVATARSGWIAIGLVLSAAAAGAVGWLEPHVHGRVEDWLHPMASIEAGRGPGQLAQSLFAFAAGGLLGTGLGAGHSILIGFAAKSDFILATVGEELGLVGLTALLLLYAVLVGRGFRTGIALRDPFGRLLAIGLAGIIALQVFVVAGGVLDLIPLTGMTMPFLAQGGSSVVTNWVMVALLVRMSDGARVPR, encoded by the coding sequence ATGGCCGCACCGCCCGCTGCCGTGCCGACGCGGCGCAACACCGAGCTGGTGCTGCTGGTCGGCGCGGTCGGGGTGTCCGTGCTCGGGTATATCGAGGTGGGTGCCGTCCTCGATGGGGCGGTGCCGGCCGGGGCCGGCGGTTATGGGGCGGCGCTGGGGGTGCTGGCGCTGCTGGCGCATGCGACGGTGCGCTGGCGGGCGCCGTACGCCGATCCGCTGCTGCTGCCGATCGCGGTGCTGCTCAATGGCGTGGGGCTGGTGCTGATCTACCGGCTGGACCGGGAGACGGCGGGCGGGGCGGCCCCCACGCAGTTGCTCTGGTCGGCGATCGGGGTGGCGCTCTTCATCGGGGTGCTGCTGGTGGTGCGGGATCACAAGGTGCTTCGGCGGTATGCGTGGATCAGTGCGCTGGCCGCGCTGGTGCTGCTGGTATTGCCGGTCTTTTTTCCGGCGGTCTACGGGGCGCATATCTGGATCACGGTGGGCTCGTTCTCGATTCAGCCGGGCGAGTTCGCCAAGGTGCTGCTGGCGGTCTTCTTCGCGGCCTATCTGGCGGTGCACCGGGATGCGCTGGCGCTCACCGGGCGGCAGATCTGGCGGTGGCAGCTGCCCCGGGGGCGGGTGCTGGGGCCGGTGCTGGTGGTGTGGGCCGCCTTTGTCGGGGTGCTGGTGCTGGAAACCGACCTGGGGACGTCACTGCTGTTTTTCGGACTGTTGGTGATCCTTCTTTATGTGGCCACGGCGCGGAGTGGCTGGATTGCGATCGGGCTGGTGCTGTCGGCGGCGGCTGCGGGGGCGGTGGGGTGGCTGGAGCCGCATGTGCATGGGCGGGTCGAGGACTGGCTGCATCCGATGGCGTCCATCGAGGCCGGGCGGGGGCCGGGGCAGTTGGCGCAGTCGCTCTTCGCCTTTGCGGCGGGCGGGCTGCTGGGGACGGGGTTGGGGGCGGGGCATTCGATCCTGATCGGCTTCGCGGCCAAGTCGGACTTCATCCTGGCCACGGTGGGGGAGGAGCTGGGGCTGGTCGGTCTGACGGCGCTGCTGCTGCTGTATGCGGTGCTGGTGGGGCGGGGGTTCCGGACCGGGATCGCGCTGCGGGACCCATTCGGCCGGCTGCTGGCGATCGGCCTGGCGGGGATCATCGCGTTGCAGGTCTTCGTGGTGGCGGGCGGGGTGCTGGACCTGATTCCGCTGACCGGGATGACCATGCCGTTTCTGGCGCAGGGCGGGTCGTCGGTGGTGACCAACTGGGTGATGGTGGCGCTGCTGGTGCGGATGAGCGACGGTGCGCGGGTGCCCAGGTGA
- a CDS encoding penicillin-binding transpeptidase domain-containing protein, translated as MSRPGISTTGRRAGTFCLLLIVALLVQATRVQVVRAPEYDSSPANRRQMIIRYAQPRGSILVDGHRITGSEASHGMLRYRRTYPEGPLYAAVTGYSSQIYGNSLLEGVEDGVLSGTDPRLAGFPLWSAVTRKPQPGGDVVTTIDAAAQRAAFQAMDGKRGAVAAVEPATGRILALVSTPSYDPGSFAGSSGADRRAWQALQTDPLQPMLDRALRQTYPPGSTFKVVTAAAGLSAGVYPDPDVRTDSPEPLPLPNSDRVLTNEAPGCLDATLRLALARSCNTVYAKLGVDVGLPGMVRAAEGFGFNDGGLRVPVGVAKSVFDTRMDRAQLALSSIGQYDTRATPLQMAMVAAGVANGGKVMRPRLVDRLTRADGTAVALMSEQVYRQAVAPGVAAELRSMMEDVVTEGTGANARIPGAVVGGKTGTAQNGVGNSGTPYAWFIGYAGPDGAAPKVAVAVVIEDSAARRADISGGGLAAPVARAVMAAVLGMV; from the coding sequence GTGAGCCGGCCGGGGATCTCCACCACGGGGCGGCGGGCGGGGACGTTCTGCCTGCTGCTGATCGTGGCGCTGCTGGTGCAGGCGACCCGGGTGCAGGTGGTGCGGGCGCCGGAGTACGACAGCAGTCCGGCCAACCGGCGGCAGATGATCATTCGGTATGCGCAGCCCCGGGGGAGCATTCTGGTGGATGGCCACCGGATCACCGGGTCGGAGGCGAGTCACGGCATGCTGAGGTACCGGCGCACCTACCCGGAGGGGCCGCTGTATGCGGCGGTGACGGGCTACTCGTCGCAGATCTACGGCAACTCGCTGCTGGAGGGCGTCGAGGACGGGGTGCTGTCCGGCACCGATCCCCGGCTGGCGGGCTTCCCGCTCTGGAGTGCGGTGACCAGGAAGCCGCAGCCGGGCGGCGATGTGGTGACGACCATCGACGCGGCGGCGCAGCGGGCGGCGTTCCAGGCGATGGACGGCAAGCGCGGGGCGGTGGCGGCGGTCGAGCCGGCGACGGGGCGGATTCTGGCGCTGGTCAGCACGCCCTCGTACGACCCGGGGAGCTTCGCCGGGTCGTCGGGGGCGGACCGGCGGGCGTGGCAGGCGTTGCAGACCGATCCGCTCCAGCCGATGCTGGACCGGGCGCTGCGGCAGACCTATCCGCCGGGGTCGACCTTCAAGGTGGTCACAGCGGCGGCCGGGCTGAGCGCGGGGGTCTATCCCGATCCGGACGTCAGGACGGACAGCCCCGAGCCGCTGCCGCTGCCGAACTCCGACCGGGTCCTCACCAATGAGGCCCCCGGCTGTCTGGACGCCACCCTGCGGCTTGCGCTGGCCCGGTCCTGCAACACCGTCTACGCCAAGCTGGGCGTGGATGTGGGGTTGCCGGGGATGGTGCGGGCGGCGGAGGGGTTCGGGTTCAACGACGGCGGGCTGAGGGTGCCGGTGGGCGTGGCGAAGAGCGTCTTCGACACCCGGATGGACCGGGCGCAGCTGGCCCTGTCGTCGATCGGCCAGTACGACACCCGGGCCACCCCGTTGCAGATGGCGATGGTGGCGGCCGGGGTCGCCAACGGGGGCAAGGTGATGCGGCCCCGCCTGGTGGACCGGCTGACCAGGGCCGACGGCACGGCCGTCGCGCTGATGTCGGAGCAGGTGTACCGGCAGGCGGTGGCGCCCGGGGTCGCGGCGGAGCTGCGGTCGATGATGGAGGACGTGGTCACCGAGGGCACCGGGGCCAATGCGCGGATCCCCGGCGCGGTGGTGGGCGGCAAGACGGGCACCGCGCAGAACGGCGTGGGCAACAGCGGCACGCCGTACGCCTGGTTCATCGGCTATGCGGGCCCGGACGGGGCGGCGCCGAAGGTCGCGGTGGCGGTGGTGATCGAGGACAGCGCCGCCCGGCGGGCCGACATCAGCGGCGGCGGGCTGGCCGCCCCGGTGGCCCGGGCGGTGATGGCGGCGGTGCTGGGGATGGTGTGA
- a CDS encoding DUF2079 domain-containing protein — MTLLDRALCRLSRRSAATAALCFALTCAIGLQSWISGRVGGFDLGIFDQGVRSYAQVRLPYSAIKNYHHHFPPGFSLLGDHFSPVLALLAPLYWIWNDPRVLVLSQSALFAAGVPLIRRITARSFAAAPEPAARAAVDAAGLAYAVGWPLLTSAATGFHEVAFAVPLTLLMLERGLARRYAAVVVCAVLLACTKEDLGLMVGAYGAVLAARSRRAKDRPGVATGLALLIAGPLSSLAAIGWLIPLMGGAPGYYWNYGSLGPDAGRALSRVLSDPLVLVSAATHPLVKPALVLWLLGSLLFLPLGSPTALLALPLLAERVLSDNPNHWPVTHHYDAFLWPVLLVASVETLGRLRHRRLLGLGALTATVIAASCLGLYGLANPRLWSPSPERKALLQAAALIPDGASVEADNNAAPHLTARTDVVIVDEVPHGRDYVLIQERTRVFPFTDVTQQQARIRLLLAHGYTTVRRSGGAVLLHRTDRQPIPGMTAAPGGAPAKDLAPPDIGRNLFRG, encoded by the coding sequence ATGACCCTGCTCGACAGGGCACTCTGCCGCCTCTCCCGGCGGTCCGCCGCGACCGCCGCCCTGTGCTTCGCCCTGACCTGCGCCATCGGCCTCCAGTCCTGGATATCGGGGCGGGTGGGCGGTTTCGACCTGGGCATCTTCGACCAGGGAGTCCGCTCCTACGCCCAGGTCCGGCTGCCGTACTCCGCCATCAAGAACTACCACCACCACTTCCCTCCCGGGTTCTCCCTGCTGGGCGACCACTTCTCCCCGGTCCTCGCCCTGCTGGCCCCGCTGTACTGGATCTGGAACGACCCCCGGGTCCTGGTGCTCTCCCAGTCGGCGCTGTTCGCCGCCGGGGTCCCGCTCATCCGGCGGATCACCGCCCGCAGCTTCGCTGCGGCGCCCGAGCCCGCCGCCCGCGCCGCCGTCGACGCGGCCGGGCTGGCCTACGCCGTGGGCTGGCCGCTGCTCACCAGCGCCGCCACCGGGTTCCACGAGGTGGCCTTCGCCGTCCCGCTGACCCTGCTGATGCTGGAGCGCGGCCTGGCCAGGCGCTATGCCGCCGTCGTGGTCTGCGCGGTGCTGCTGGCCTGCACCAAGGAGGACCTGGGCCTGATGGTCGGCGCATACGGCGCGGTGCTGGCCGCCCGGTCCCGCCGGGCGAAGGACCGACCGGGCGTCGCAACCGGGCTGGCCCTGCTCATCGCCGGTCCGCTCTCCTCGCTGGCGGCGATCGGCTGGCTGATCCCGCTGATGGGCGGCGCACCCGGCTACTACTGGAACTACGGCAGCCTCGGCCCCGACGCGGGCCGGGCACTCTCCCGGGTCCTCTCCGATCCGCTGGTCCTGGTGTCCGCAGCCACCCACCCGCTGGTCAAACCGGCGCTGGTGCTCTGGCTGCTCGGTTCCCTCCTCTTCCTGCCGCTGGGCTCGCCGACCGCCCTGCTCGCCTTACCGCTGCTGGCCGAACGGGTGCTCTCGGACAATCCCAACCACTGGCCGGTGACGCACCATTACGACGCCTTCCTCTGGCCGGTCCTGCTGGTCGCCTCGGTGGAGACCCTGGGTCGGCTGCGCCACCGGAGACTGCTCGGCCTTGGCGCACTCACCGCCACCGTCATCGCCGCGTCCTGCCTCGGTCTTTACGGACTGGCGAACCCCAGGCTCTGGTCGCCGTCCCCGGAGCGGAAAGCGCTGCTCCAGGCGGCGGCGCTGATCCCCGACGGCGCCTCGGTGGAGGCCGACAACAACGCCGCCCCGCACCTCACCGCACGCACCGACGTCGTCATCGTGGACGAGGTGCCGCACGGCCGCGACTATGTACTGATCCAGGAGCGGACCCGGGTCTTCCCCTTCACCGACGTCACCCAGCAGCAGGCGCGCATCCGCCTGCTGCTCGCCCACGGGTACACCACCGTCCGGCGGAGCGGCGGCGCCGTCCTGCTCCACCGGACGGACAGGCAGCCCATTCCCGGTATGACCGCCGCACCCGGCGGCGCACCGGCCAAGGACCTGGCGCCGCCCGACATCGGACGGAACCTCTTCCGGGGCTGA
- a CDS encoding sensor histidine kinase, with amino-acid sequence MDSATPLPARALRRGQRALDLIWQAAWAAPDRPMRLARPEFPFWRKALSVPAALGVGLLAAAAIAQLSTLVPIGLAWALGVLQVLPLLVAPVRPLTAWRVATAGMLLTALAESPRFPEPFWPWPAAGCAAYLLLVFGCALSYGRRVSIGADAVVTLVVLVPAVLLTGLSWLVLAVAVFVVTLVLLLGEAIHSRREAERSLVQAEEQRRRDLARQAVLEERSRIARELHDVVAHHMSMVAIQAEAAPYKTPGLPPQALRSFTAIREASTTALTEMRRVIGLLREEDEAVELAPQPGIGQIPDMVNTARGAGMQVDLSLTLASGTPPAGVDVSAYRIVQEALSNAGRHAPGAQVAVEVVQRGDRVLVRVSDDGRGHGRRPAPRAASGGHGLVGMRERVAMLGGTLRAGPRDPAAGGGFEVWAELPVDLRGAGGGRELLPGGD; translated from the coding sequence ATGGACAGCGCCACCCCCCTGCCCGCCCGAGCGCTGCGGCGCGGGCAGCGTGCCCTCGACCTGATCTGGCAGGCCGCCTGGGCCGCACCGGACCGGCCGATGCGATTGGCCCGGCCGGAGTTCCCGTTCTGGCGCAAGGCCCTGTCGGTACCGGCCGCCCTCGGCGTCGGCCTGCTGGCCGCCGCCGCCATCGCCCAGCTCTCCACCCTGGTGCCGATCGGCCTCGCCTGGGCGCTCGGCGTCCTCCAAGTGCTGCCGCTGCTGGTCGCCCCCGTCCGGCCGCTCACCGCCTGGCGGGTCGCCACCGCCGGGATGCTGCTCACCGCGCTCGCCGAGTCGCCCCGCTTCCCCGAGCCCTTCTGGCCATGGCCGGCCGCCGGCTGCGCCGCCTATCTGCTGCTGGTCTTCGGCTGCGCCCTCTCCTACGGCCGCCGGGTCTCGATCGGCGCCGACGCCGTGGTGACCCTGGTGGTGCTGGTGCCCGCCGTACTGCTCACCGGGCTGTCCTGGCTGGTCCTGGCCGTCGCCGTCTTCGTGGTCACCCTGGTGCTGCTGCTCGGCGAGGCCATCCACTCCCGCCGGGAGGCCGAGCGGAGCCTCGTCCAGGCCGAGGAGCAGCGCCGCCGCGACCTGGCCCGGCAGGCCGTACTGGAGGAGCGGTCCCGGATCGCCCGGGAACTGCACGACGTGGTGGCGCACCATATGTCGATGGTCGCCATCCAGGCCGAGGCCGCCCCCTACAAGACGCCCGGCCTCCCGCCGCAGGCGCTGCGTAGCTTCACCGCCATCCGCGAGGCGTCCACCACGGCGCTCACCGAGATGCGCCGGGTGATCGGGCTGCTGCGGGAGGAGGACGAGGCGGTCGAACTCGCCCCGCAGCCCGGCATCGGGCAGATCCCCGACATGGTGAACACCGCGCGCGGCGCTGGTATGCAGGTGGACCTCTCGCTCACCCTGGCCTCCGGCACCCCGCCCGCCGGGGTCGACGTCTCCGCGTACCGGATCGTGCAGGAGGCGCTGAGCAACGCCGGTCGGCACGCCCCCGGCGCCCAGGTGGCGGTGGAGGTGGTGCAGCGCGGCGACCGCGTGCTGGTGCGGGTCAGCGACGACGGACGCGGCCACGGCCGCCGGCCGGCCCCGCGCGCCGCTTCCGGCGGACATGGGCTGGTCGGCATGCGGGAACGGGTCGCCATGCTCGGCGGCACGCTGCGCGCCGGGCCGCGCGACCCGGCCGCAGGCGGCGGCTTCGAGGTGTGGGCCGAACTGCCCGTCGACCTCAGGGGCGCGGGCGGCGGTCGGGAACTGCTGCCGGGGGGAGACTGA
- a CDS encoding response regulator codes for MGETIRVVLVDDQEMVRDGLGALLSSAPDIELVGEAGDGLHAVELAARLRPDVVVMDIRMPGMDGLTATGRIIRDEPDGTTPGILILTTFDLDEYVYEALALGASGFLLKDAPARDLIDAVRVVARGEALLAPSVTRRLIADFARRRRSGSLRPEAAAALTQRELDVLQEVSRGLSNAEIAERLVLSEQTVKTHVGRILAKLGLRDRTQAVVFAYENGLTPPPGGDG; via the coding sequence GTGGGGGAGACGATCAGGGTGGTGCTCGTCGACGACCAGGAGATGGTGCGCGACGGGCTCGGGGCCCTGCTCTCCTCGGCGCCCGACATCGAACTCGTCGGCGAGGCCGGCGACGGCCTGCACGCCGTGGAACTCGCCGCCCGGCTCCGACCGGACGTGGTGGTGATGGACATCCGCATGCCCGGCATGGACGGCCTCACCGCCACCGGCCGCATCATCCGCGACGAACCCGACGGCACCACCCCCGGCATCCTCATCCTCACCACCTTCGACCTGGACGAGTACGTCTATGAGGCGCTGGCGCTCGGCGCCAGCGGCTTTCTGCTCAAGGACGCCCCCGCCCGCGACCTCATCGACGCGGTCCGCGTGGTCGCCCGGGGGGAGGCGCTGCTCGCCCCGTCCGTCACCCGCCGCCTGATCGCCGACTTCGCCCGCCGCCGGCGGTCCGGCTCGCTGCGCCCCGAGGCTGCGGCGGCCCTCACCCAGCGGGAGCTGGATGTGCTCCAGGAGGTCTCCCGGGGGCTCTCCAACGCCGAGATCGCCGAACGCCTGGTGCTCTCCGAGCAGACGGTGAAGACCCACGTCGGACGCATCCTGGCCAAGCTCGGCCTGCGCGACCGCACCCAGGCCGTGGTCTTCGCCTACGAGAACGGGCTCACCCCGCCGCCGGGCGGCGACGGCTGA
- a CDS encoding glycosyltransferase 87 family protein: MVTSRLPGRPLPAVPAQRAFGGRRPGQGLLAAVVRSAGRRRVQVAGCLVAAGWAGVFPLASALPNQRLWGTVAAGAYLLAALLAAVLPRPHAGRAAALVAVVGAALVPLVLLALHGYRQSEVGVVERSARLLLHTGSPYLPHPVRVTDYDPYLPAMSLFGLPRALLGGGGGSVDSGAGGLLGLAGDARIWFAAVFLLCLAAAWRLLRPYGASAAVPLTVLTASPLVALPLAVGGVDLPLIGLCCLGLALAGRGRPVSAGLVLALACALKWTAWPAVPVAAVLLWAVHGRAAAARCVMVAVTGAVAAVVPFVLAAPEAVLEQVVRFPLGLSAVRTPATSPLPGHLIACLGPGGRWACLVLLGLGGAAVAARLLYRPPLTAVQAADRLAVGLAGAFLLAPAGRFGYLALPLILALWLRLATRTGQVAAGTPRVPSARPRPSESLSATVPSR, from the coding sequence ATGGTGACCAGCCGACTGCCCGGCCGCCCGCTGCCCGCCGTTCCCGCACAGCGTGCCTTCGGCGGTCGCAGACCCGGGCAGGGGCTGTTGGCAGCGGTGGTCCGGTCGGCCGGTCGGCGTCGGGTGCAGGTCGCCGGGTGCCTGGTCGCCGCCGGCTGGGCGGGTGTCTTTCCGCTGGCCTCGGCGCTGCCCAACCAGCGGTTATGGGGCACGGTCGCGGCCGGCGCCTATCTGCTCGCCGCCCTGCTGGCGGCGGTGCTGCCCCGCCCGCACGCCGGGCGGGCCGCCGCCCTGGTGGCGGTGGTGGGCGCGGCGCTGGTGCCGCTCGTCTTATTGGCGCTGCACGGCTACCGGCAGTCCGAGGTCGGGGTGGTCGAACGGTCGGCGCGGCTGCTGCTGCACACCGGCAGCCCCTATCTGCCGCACCCGGTCCGGGTCACCGACTACGACCCGTATCTGCCCGCGATGAGCCTCTTCGGGCTGCCCCGGGCCCTGCTGGGTGGGGGCGGCGGCAGCGTGGACAGCGGCGCCGGCGGGCTGCTCGGGCTGGCCGGTGACGCCCGGATCTGGTTCGCCGCCGTGTTTCTGCTCTGCCTGGCGGCGGCCTGGCGGCTGCTGCGGCCGTACGGCGCCTCGGCTGCCGTACCGCTGACCGTCCTCACCGCCTCCCCGCTGGTCGCCCTGCCGCTCGCGGTCGGCGGCGTGGACCTGCCGCTGATCGGCCTCTGCTGCCTCGGCTTGGCCCTGGCCGGTCGGGGCCGCCCGGTCTCCGCCGGGCTGGTGCTGGCTCTCGCCTGCGCCCTCAAGTGGACCGCCTGGCCGGCCGTGCCGGTCGCGGCGGTGCTGCTCTGGGCGGTGCACGGCCGGGCCGCCGCCGCCCGCTGTGTGATGGTCGCGGTGACCGGCGCGGTGGCGGCCGTGGTGCCGTTTGTACTGGCGGCCCCGGAGGCCGTGCTGGAGCAGGTGGTGCGCTTTCCGCTGGGGCTCTCCGCCGTCCGTACCCCCGCCACCAGCCCGCTGCCGGGACACCTCATCGCCTGCCTCGGCCCCGGCGGCCGGTGGGCCTGCCTGGTGCTGCTCGGCCTGGGCGGCGCGGCCGTGGCCGCCCGGCTGCTGTACCGGCCGCCGCTCACCGCCGTCCAGGCCGCCGACCGGCTGGCGGTGGGCCTGGCGGGGGCGTTTCTGCTGGCCCCGGCGGGCCGCTTCGGCTATCTGGCACTCCCGCTGATCCTCGCCCTCTGGCTCCGGCTGGCCACCCGGACGGGTCAGGTCGCCGCCGGAACGCCACGGGTGCCGAGCGCCCGCCCCCGCCCATCCGAGAGCCTGAGCGCCACGGTCCCATCCCGGTGA